In Crinalium epipsammum PCC 9333, the genomic window CTCTGTCTTTAAGCTATGGGCAGCTTCGTCAAGCTGTTCTAAGGCGTAATTGGTTTCTCGTAACGAGCCTGCTGTTTGCTGAGAAGTTTGGCTCAGATGCTCCATCGCTGCGCTAATTTGCTGCGCTCCCTGAGATTGTTCCTCGACGCTCTGACTCACCTGCTCAAAGCGTGGGGTTAATCCCTGCATCTGCTGAATTACTTCAGTAACTTGATCGCTAATTTTGTCTACATCTTCGACGCTATGAACGACAGACTTCGTAAACTTATCCATCTCTGTTACGCCAGTAGAAACTGCCGATTGCATCTCCTTAATCATGTGTTCAATTTCTAGCGTGGCAACAGCGGTTTGATCAGCTAATCGGCGGATCTCCCGTGCTACAACAGCAAAGCCCGCCCCGTATTCTCCGGCTCTCTCGGCTTCCAATGCTGCATTAAGCGAAAGTAAGTTGGTTTGATCTGCCACAACCGTGATGGTTGTCACCACTCTGCTGATATTGTTGGCTCGTTCGTTCATAACTTCCAGTTTGGAAGACACAACCTGAGTCGCTTCTAACAACTGACGCATCACAGAGTCAATATGGTTTAAATCATTTATGCTATTATCTGCTGCCACTGTCGTTTGTTCAGCCATTGCTGCAACCTGCTCCATTGTTTTTACCAATTCCCTTGATGTCGTCGCAATTTGATGAGCCGTTGCCGTCACTTCATTCGTTGAAGCAACCTGTTCTGTAACCGTTGCTTCCAGGTTTTTTCCAGATGCCGTAATTTGGTCGGCAGAACTGGTGATTTGATTACCGGACTGTTGAATGCGATTGACTAAGGCATTCAGGTCTTTATTCATGGTGTAAAAAGCATTCTGCAATTGACCGACTTCATCTTCCTGGTCAGCGAGTGGAATTTGGCTGGTTAAGTCTCCGGCTGAAATCTTTTGGGCAATGTCAACGACTCCAGCAATTTTGGCTCCTAGAGGTCTAGCGATCGTGTTGCTAAAGAAAATTCCAAATAAGATCGCCGTTCCCGGACCAATCAGGATTGCCACAAATGCCCAAAATCCAACTTGAGAAACATCTTTCGCGGATACACGTTCTGTTTCTGCTGCCAAATCCTCATTCATTTTCAACACCGCCAAAAGTGCATCGGTTGAGGCTGTAAAGGGTTGACGGTTTACCTGAACTTGCGTCTCAAGCTCTTTGTAGGCAGCGATCGCCGAACCAGCATTTGCCGCTGAATTTTCAAATAGATTGAAAACTCCCAAGCTCTCAAACTGGAGATTACGTCTCAAAAACTCCTCATGGGCTTTCTTCCACGCATCCCATTTATTTAAAAAGTCTTTATATGCCTGCTTTTCCGCGTTCGACTTAGGAGTCTGTTCATACTGCTGAAATCCCTCCTGAATTTGCTTCCAGGCGTTATCCATGCGATCGATTTCTACCTGGCGCGCATCCTTACCAAGATTGATATCTAGTAAGCCCCGTTCTGACGATTCAATCTGGGTTTGTCCTTCATTAATTTTCCACAAACCGGAGATGCTGGGTACACTATTGTTGGCTAGGGTGTCGATGTGCTTACTCAAGCGAGAACTGCCACTTAGACCCACCAACGCCACAATTAGCACCAAAAGCCCCATGAAGATGAACGCGAAGATCAGGCGTGCCTGCATGGATTGGTTTTTGAACATATCCGGTTTTTCCTTCTAAGCTTCTGTCCTGAGACTATGCTGCAAACGCTGAATTCTCTGCTGAATGATTTTTGCCCCTACTGTATCGCCTTGATGTTCCTTCAATAAGGCGAGGTGAACTAACGCTTCATAAGAGGTTGGCTCCAGGTATATAGCACGTTGAAAACATTGCTGTGCTTGGGCATTTTGCTGGTCAGCCTGATACAGTTCTCCCAAAAGAGTGTAGGCAACTGCACTCGTTTGATGATCGACCAGATAGGCTTTACAAAGCGCGATCGCTTCTGCCGATCGCCCGTCATCCGCTAACTTTCTCACCGTTTGTAAATCAACAGACGGTATTGGTTCAAAGCTTAAATCGTTTGAACTGGCAGATAAATCAGATGCTTTGATTTGCTGAGTGTCGGGCGCAGAGTAATTTTTTACTCCTAAAGATTGCTTGGCGAGGGTTTGAGGAGTTACTGGTTGAGTAATATTAAGGGGTTCCAGTTGGGTCAGCGATGGGTTCAACTTTCGATAAGCAAATGTGAAAGGCTGACGGACAGAGGCATACCGATCTGCGGCAATTTTTCCAGTTTCAGACGCTCCCACAAACAGTAACCCTCCTGGTATAAGTAGGCGATCGAGCGCTGCTAATACTTGTGAGCAAGTTTCTGATTGCAGATATATCAACAAGTTGCGGCAGAAGATGATGTCGTATTGCTTTTTGGTGAGCGTCAGGGAGGTCATTACATTCCCCTGCTGAAAATTGACTAGCTCACGAATGGGCTGGTGTAGTTCGTAACCCTCCGCCGTTTGTTGAAAGTAGCGATCGCGCTTTGTCCAAGCATCGCCACGAAAGGAGTTTTTGGTATAGACTCCGCGCTTGGCTTTTGTCAGGGAGCGTTGACTAATATCAATCGCATCGATCCGGAACTGTTGCGGAAGCAGACCCGCTTCTAGTAGGGCGATCGCCATTGAGTAAGGTTCTTCGCCAGTCGAGCAGGGAACACTCAACACTCGAAGCGGATTGCGTGGCAATAACCGCCACTCCGAGGTGACGTAGGTTTTCAGGTAATCAAACGGCTTACCATCCCGGAAAAACCAGGTTTCCGGCACGATGAGTAGTTCGATCAGTTCTTCTAATTCTGAAGCGGAGGTTCGTAACCGCGCCCAATAGCTCTCTAAGTCAGGCAATTGACAGCCAACTCGACGATTTTCGACAGCTATGGCAATTCGGTTGGA contains:
- a CDS encoding CheR family methyltransferase — protein: MVLSTIATLLSQSIGLDPEIIGSNRIAIAVENRRVGCQLPDLESYWARLRTSASELEELIELLIVPETWFFRDGKPFDYLKTYVTSEWRLLPRNPLRVLSVPCSTGEEPYSMAIALLEAGLLPQQFRIDAIDISQRSLTKAKRGVYTKNSFRGDAWTKRDRYFQQTAEGYELHQPIRELVNFQQGNVMTSLTLTKKQYDIIFCRNLLIYLQSETCSQVLAALDRLLIPGGLLFVGASETGKIAADRYASVRQPFTFAYRKLNPSLTQLEPLNITQPVTPQTLAKQSLGVKNYSAPDTQQIKASDLSASSNDLSFEPIPSVDLQTVRKLADDGRSAEAIALCKAYLVDHQTSAVAYTLLGELYQADQQNAQAQQCFQRAIYLEPTSYEALVHLALLKEHQGDTVGAKIIQQRIQRLQHSLRTEA
- a CDS encoding methyl-accepting chemotaxis protein, with the translated sequence MFKNQSMQARLIFAFIFMGLLVLIVALVGLSGSSRLSKHIDTLANNSVPSISGLWKINEGQTQIESSERGLLDINLGKDARQVEIDRMDNAWKQIQEGFQQYEQTPKSNAEKQAYKDFLNKWDAWKKAHEEFLRRNLQFESLGVFNLFENSAANAGSAIAAYKELETQVQVNRQPFTASTDALLAVLKMNEDLAAETERVSAKDVSQVGFWAFVAILIGPGTAILFGIFFSNTIARPLGAKIAGVVDIAQKISAGDLTSQIPLADQEDEVGQLQNAFYTMNKDLNALVNRIQQSGNQITSSADQITASGKNLEATVTEQVASTNEVTATAHQIATTSRELVKTMEQVAAMAEQTTVAADNSINDLNHIDSVMRQLLEATQVVSSKLEVMNERANNISRVVTTITVVADQTNLLSLNAALEAERAGEYGAGFAVVAREIRRLADQTAVATLEIEHMIKEMQSAVSTGVTEMDKFTKSVVHSVEDVDKISDQVTEVIQQMQGLTPRFEQVSQSVEEQSQGAQQISAAMEHLSQTSQQTAGSLRETNYALEQLDEAAHSLKTEIARFKVTA